From a single Ignavibacteria bacterium genomic region:
- a CDS encoding S8 family serine peptidase, with protein MFFFSAVKKAVFLSLFIVFAITAQQVPQRVISKGSVDYLSNELIIKFRFAPATDAQGVATLSTSLAEKMDFLNVKSTKTLFPPKAMASSVNGIERIISVKYSADIDPEFAASKLSKVAEIEWIEPRIVYKTGFVPNDPSYNTQWYLPKIKAAEAWDINQGSPSIVIGIDDTGVDWNHPDLAGNIWTNPGEIESNGIDDDNNGYIDDFRGWDFGGLNGTPDNNPMEDQPDHGTHVAGCASASTNNGIGVSGIGFNSKVMAVKTSRNDQRDPSSGSPYIVYGYEGLLYAAQNGAKVINCSWGGGGYSLLGQNIINEVTALGSVIISAAGNSSLRDPFYPAAYNNVLGVASTTSSDLRSSFSNYGTYVDVASPGSSIYNTWQDNTYASLSGTSMASPITAGLVALTMAQFPGLTPLQAAEKVRVSADNIDNLNPSYALLLGKGRINALRSLQSNDFKSVRAIETVFSDAVTGNNDGIFQRGETITVFVRFKNILNSVSNLNVTLVSKTANATVTANPTVSFGAKQSGDIFDNTGSLFQFTISTTAPENSELSFILDMNDSPYTDFQWITTIGNPTYATTVGNKVAVTVTSTGNLGYADYPTNSKGKGFVYDGESNMLFEGALMLSTAANQIINAARGQTQNVQDKDFQSEIPFSLKIPGVKADVEGYGAFNDNLAGGSKLGLQVKQRSYNYSATSDEDFVIVRYTVKNTSQSAVNGLYAGLYFDWDLIDGSGDRTEWNAAGNYGKVWNNSASFTTKVASAFISGTNYLFRPIMNDGSVGGINVYDGYTDLEKFTSLSTGVTATQIGPGDISHVVGGGPFNIAPGDSIELAFALAAGNSDATLDNAIANARLKWGVITSVKEVQDVVPASFALFQNYPNPFNPETKIKFSVATPGLVSIKVYDILGNMVTEIINREMDKGVYEASFDAKALSSGIYFYEMKAGAFSQKMKMLLLK; from the coding sequence ATGTTTTTCTTTTCCGCGGTTAAAAAAGCCGTCTTTTTGTCCCTTTTTATCGTTTTTGCGATCACCGCACAACAGGTTCCACAGAGAGTAATCTCGAAAGGAAGTGTTGATTATCTGTCGAACGAACTGATAATCAAATTCCGTTTTGCCCCGGCAACTGATGCTCAGGGAGTGGCGACACTTTCCACTTCACTTGCTGAAAAAATGGATTTCCTTAATGTGAAATCGACTAAGACACTCTTTCCGCCAAAAGCGATGGCTTCCTCTGTCAACGGAATCGAAAGAATAATTTCGGTTAAATACTCCGCCGATATCGATCCCGAATTTGCAGCATCAAAACTTTCAAAAGTTGCTGAAATCGAGTGGATTGAGCCAAGAATCGTCTATAAAACCGGATTTGTGCCGAACGATCCTTCATACAACACCCAGTGGTATCTCCCAAAAATCAAAGCTGCTGAAGCATGGGACATCAACCAGGGCTCCCCTTCCATTGTTATAGGAATTGATGATACAGGCGTTGACTGGAACCACCCCGACCTCGCCGGTAACATTTGGACAAACCCCGGTGAAATAGAAAGCAACGGAATTGACGACGATAACAACGGATACATCGACGACTTTCGCGGTTGGGATTTCGGCGGCTTAAACGGAACGCCCGACAACAACCCGATGGAGGACCAGCCCGACCATGGTACACATGTGGCTGGATGTGCAAGTGCCTCCACCAACAATGGAATTGGCGTCTCGGGCATTGGTTTCAACTCGAAAGTTATGGCAGTAAAAACTTCAAGAAACGACCAGAGAGACCCCTCTTCAGGCTCCCCTTACATCGTTTATGGTTATGAAGGGCTCCTCTATGCAGCCCAAAACGGTGCAAAAGTAATCAATTGCAGTTGGGGAGGAGGCGGTTATTCACTTCTCGGACAGAATATTATAAATGAAGTTACGGCTCTCGGATCAGTAATTATTTCGGCAGCAGGAAACTCATCCCTCAGAGATCCTTTTTATCCCGCCGCATACAATAATGTATTGGGCGTGGCAAGCACCACATCCTCCGATCTCAGATCGTCATTCTCAAACTACGGTACTTATGTCGATGTCGCCTCCCCCGGAAGCAGCATCTACAACACCTGGCAGGATAACACCTACGCAAGCCTCAGCGGCACCTCAATGGCTTCACCAATAACGGCAGGACTTGTAGCCCTCACGATGGCACAGTTCCCGGGTCTCACCCCGCTTCAGGCTGCCGAAAAAGTAAGAGTTTCCGCTGATAACATTGACAACCTGAATCCTTCTTATGCGCTTCTTCTCGGAAAAGGAAGAATTAACGCACTTCGTTCACTTCAGTCAAACGATTTTAAGTCGGTCAGAGCGATTGAGACGGTATTTTCCGATGCAGTTACAGGGAACAACGACGGTATCTTCCAGCGCGGTGAAACTATAACAGTGTTTGTGAGATTCAAAAATATCCTTAATTCGGTCAGCAACCTGAATGTTACGCTCGTAAGCAAAACAGCAAATGCCACGGTAACTGCGAATCCGACAGTTTCTTTTGGTGCAAAACAATCAGGCGATATTTTCGATAACACCGGAAGTCTTTTTCAGTTTACAATATCGACCACTGCCCCTGAAAACTCGGAACTTTCATTCATTCTCGATATGAACGACAGCCCCTACACAGATTTTCAGTGGATTACAACAATCGGTAACCCCACTTATGCAACAACCGTTGGCAATAAAGTCGCCGTGACAGTCACCAGCACAGGAAATCTTGGATATGCCGACTACCCGACCAATTCAAAAGGGAAAGGTTTCGTTTATGACGGCGAGAGCAATATGCTTTTTGAAGGTGCGCTCATGCTTTCAACAGCGGCAAATCAGATAATTAATGCCGCCCGAGGACAGACCCAGAATGTGCAGGACAAAGATTTTCAGTCGGAAATCCCCTTCTCTCTGAAAATACCCGGTGTAAAAGCTGATGTGGAGGGATATGGTGCCTTCAACGATAATCTTGCAGGCGGATCGAAACTCGGACTTCAGGTAAAGCAACGGTCCTATAACTATTCCGCAACGAGTGATGAGGACTTCGTAATCGTCCGCTACACAGTAAAAAACACTTCGCAATCGGCAGTTAACGGACTTTATGCAGGTCTCTATTTCGACTGGGATCTCATCGACGGATCGGGCGACAGAACAGAGTGGAATGCGGCAGGAAACTACGGTAAGGTGTGGAACAACAGTGCCTCCTTCACCACGAAAGTTGCATCCGCCTTCATCAGCGGTACCAACTATCTCTTCAGACCGATCATGAATGACGGTTCTGTAGGAGGTATAAATGTTTATGACGGCTACACCGATCTCGAGAAATTCACTTCCCTCTCAACGGGCGTAACAGCCACCCAGATTGGTCCAGGCGACATCTCCCATGTAGTCGGCGGCGGACCTTTCAACATAGCACCCGGTGACAGCATCGAACTCGCATTCGCACTCGCAGCCGGTAACTCAGATGCCACCCTCGACAATGCCATCGCAAACGCAAGACTTAAATGGGGTGTGATCACCTCTGTAAAAGAGGTTCAGGATGTGGTGCCCGCTTCATTCGCACTCTTCCAGAATTATCCAAATCCGTTCAACCCGGAGACCAAAATCAAATTCTCGGTTGCAACTCCCGGTTTGGTAAGCATAAAAGTCTATGACATTCTCGGCAACATGGTAACTGAAATCATCAACCGCGAAATGGACAAAGGCGTGTACGAAGCTTCATTCGATGCAAAAGCACTCAGCTCCGGAATCTACTTCTACGAAATGAAAGCAGGAGCCTTCTCACAAAAAATGAAAATGCTGCTCTTGAAGTAA
- a CDS encoding 1-deoxy-D-xylulose-5-phosphate reductoisomerase, which translates to MQKIAILGSSGSIGVNTLEVVRHLKDQFKVTALSVNNRIDLLEAQIAEFKPEAVCVVDKDAAAVLRSRIGPEVKVFAGEEGLSDLATEIDYDVFVGAVVGFSGLRPTVEAIKKGKRIALANKETLVVAGEHIKGLCSEYDSEMIPVDSEHSAIFQCLIGEHVSEISRIILTASGGPFLRFTKEEIEKVTVEQALKHPTWKMGAKITIDSATLMNKGLELIEARWLFDLKADKLDVVVHPQSIIHSMIEFVDGSVKAQLSVPDMKLPIQYAMTYPKRIGAEFVKNNFPLIGTLNFFPPDKEKFDCLAIAYDALEAGGTAPCIVNAANEIAVQKFLDKEIGFSGIPALIRKCLDKIAVEKSPDLPTVYETDKKTRELALSLH; encoded by the coding sequence ATGCAAAAAATTGCAATTCTGGGCTCCTCGGGGTCCATCGGCGTAAACACTCTGGAAGTGGTGCGCCACCTTAAAGATCAATTTAAAGTAACAGCCTTAAGTGTAAACAACAGAATTGATCTTCTCGAGGCTCAGATCGCCGAGTTCAAACCTGAAGCAGTTTGTGTCGTGGATAAAGACGCTGCAGCAGTTTTGCGGTCTCGAATCGGTCCCGAAGTGAAGGTTTTCGCAGGCGAGGAGGGTCTCTCCGACCTTGCAACTGAAATTGACTACGATGTCTTTGTTGGTGCGGTTGTCGGATTTTCCGGCCTCAGACCCACAGTTGAAGCAATAAAAAAGGGGAAGAGAATCGCCCTTGCCAACAAGGAAACCCTTGTGGTAGCCGGAGAGCATATAAAAGGACTCTGCAGTGAGTACGATTCTGAGATGATCCCCGTCGATTCGGAACATTCTGCCATCTTTCAGTGTCTCATAGGTGAGCATGTAAGCGAGATCAGCAGAATAATTCTTACCGCCTCGGGTGGTCCTTTTCTCCGTTTCACAAAAGAGGAAATAGAAAAGGTCACAGTCGAGCAGGCGCTGAAGCATCCGACATGGAAAATGGGCGCAAAAATAACGATTGATTCAGCGACACTTATGAACAAGGGACTCGAACTGATTGAAGCCCGCTGGTTGTTTGATCTGAAAGCAGACAAGCTCGATGTGGTGGTGCATCCCCAGTCGATTATCCATTCAATGATCGAGTTTGTTGACGGATCGGTAAAAGCACAGTTGAGTGTCCCCGATATGAAGCTGCCGATTCAGTATGCAATGACTTATCCAAAGAGAATTGGTGCGGAATTTGTGAAAAACAACTTCCCCCTCATCGGTACGCTGAACTTCTTTCCACCCGATAAAGAGAAATTCGACTGTCTCGCCATCGCCTATGATGCTCTCGAAGCAGGCGGAACTGCCCCGTGCATCGTGAATGCTGCTAACGAGATTGCAGTACAAAAGTTTTTAGACAAGGAGATTGGTTTTTCCGGTATTCCCGCTTTAATAAGGAAGTGTCTCGACAAAATTGCGGTTGAAAAATCGCCCGACCTTCCGACAGTTTATGAAACAGACAAAAAAACAAGAGAACTCGCACTGAGTTTACATTGA